One genomic region from Brachionichthys hirsutus isolate HB-005 chromosome 24, CSIRO-AGI_Bhir_v1, whole genome shotgun sequence encodes:
- the LOC137912131 gene encoding growth/differentiation factor 8-like gives MLLFLPLSVFLSAGLSLETNRTSELLPDGREQCSACDLREHSKQMRLHGIRSQILSILRLDQAPNISRDMIRQLLPKAPPLTRLLEQYDPRVEDEDEQRATTETIITMATQPSVDELSSCCLFSLNPKIQPRNILRAQLWVHLRPADVLTSVFLQVSRLKPGKEGNSTRVRVRSLKIRADAGASSWQSIDVKSLLQTWLRQPETSYGLEINAFGSEGEDLAVTSSEPGEEGLQPFIEVKILDSPKRSRRDSSLDCDEESAETRCCRYPLTVDFEEFGWDWIIAPKRYRANYCSGECEFMHLQQYPHAHLVNKANPRGTAGPCCTPTKMSPINMLYFNRKEQIIYGKIPSMVVDHCGCS, from the exons atgctcctcttcctccctctgagCGTCTTCCTCTCTGCGGGGCTTTCCCTGGAGACGAACCGGACCTCCGAGTTGCTGCCCGACGGCAGAGAGCAGTGCTCGGCCTGCGACCTCCGGGAGCACAGCAAGCAGATGCGGCTCCACGGCATCAGGTCGCAGATCCTCAGCATCCTGCGGCTGGACCAGGCTCCGAACATCAGCCGCGACATGATCCGCCAGCTGCTGCCCAAAGCGCCGCCGCTGACGCGGCTCCTGGAGCAGTACGACCCGCGcgtggaggacgaggacgagcaGCGCGCCACGACGGAGACCATCATCACGATGGCCACGCAGC cctCCGTGGACGAGTTGTCCTCCTGTTGTCTGTTCAGCCTCAATCCGAAGATCCAACCCAGAAACATCCTGCGAGCTCAGCTGTGGGTTCACCTGCGGCCAGCGGACGTGCTCACCTCCGTCTTCCTGCAGGTGTCCCGCCTCAAAccagggaaggaaggaaacagtACCCGGGTCAGAGTCCGCTCCCTGAAGATCCGCGCGGACGCCGGCGCCAGCTCCTGGCAGAGCATCGACGTCAAgtctctgctgcagacgtggCTGCGTCAGCCGGAGACCAGCTACGGCCTCGAGATCAACGCCTTCGGTTCCGAAGGAGAGGATCTCGCCGTCACCTCGTCGGAGCCCGGAGAGGAAGGTCTG CAACCGTTCATCGAAGTGAAGATCCTGGACAGCCCCAAGCGGTCCCGCCGAGACTCCAGCCTGGACTGCGACGAGGAGTCCGCAGAGACCCGCTGCTGCCGCTACCCGCTCACGGTCGACTTCGAGGAGTTCGGCTGGGACTGGATCATCGCACCCAAGCGCTACCGCGCCAACTACTGCTCGGGGGAGTGTGAATTCATGCACCTGCAGCAGTACCCGCACGCACACCTGGTGAACAAGGCCAATCCGCGGGGGACCGCGGGGCCCTGCTGCACGCCCACCAAGATGTCCCCCATCAACATGTTGTACTTCAACCGCAAGGAGCAGATCATCTACGGCAAGATCCCCTCGATGGTGGTGGACCACTGCGGCTgctcctga